A single window of Drosophila suzukii chromosome 3, CBGP_Dsuzu_IsoJpt1.0, whole genome shotgun sequence DNA harbors:
- the LOC108014199 gene encoding organic cation transporter protein produces the protein MDLQRVLEKCGNFGPYQILLLGLYGYTNIVSSLHYFSQTLISFTPSHSCSPPKDYIPGNKTSLLACSIIQYDEDLSSFRDSKCSSWDFERESNYESVTTELEWVCHDAYKLAVGQSFFFIGSALGSIFFGYLADRIGRLPACVLSTLTGAAGDFFTSFVGSLPWFSFTRFISGLSMDTQYVLMYILVFEYLSPQHRTFGLNIILGVFYSFGLMISPWMAIWLGNWRSYLWAASLPALGMLLFPVFLHESVEWLLTKGKFDKAVNNLKSVAKFNGRQVDDSVFDEFIKHYREKLNSATKKSSDTFMGMLRTPRLRKFTIILLIKSMIITIAFDILSRNVEGVGISPFHLFSYSGFVVLPGGLTIILFQNKIGRKGMACASLFVGAIITAATGYLVGTLDPANYSVLLGVMVCLARFGAVVAYDAEAQYAAEIIPTSVRGRGVANIHVVGNAFAFFSSYIIYLGTFYKPLPSLLISFLLIIGGCLCLALPETLHKQLPQTLEEGEMFAKGERWYFFPCFSRKLQFKKSEAQLEAAS, from the exons ATGGATCTGCAGCGAGTCCTCGAGAAGTGCGGGAACTTTGGTCCCTACCAGATCTTGTTGCTGGGGCTCTATGGGTACACAAATATTGTGTCCTCACTCCACTACTTTTCGCAGACACTGATTAGTTTCACGCCTTCGCACAG TTGCTCTCCACCAAAAGATTACATTCCGGGAAATAAAACTTCCTTGCTGGCCTGCAGTATTATTCAATACGATGAAGATTTATCCTCTTTTCGGGACTCCAAGTGCTCCTCGTGGGATTTCGAAAGGGAAAGTAACTACGAAAGCGTTACCACAGAG CTCGAATGGGTCTGCCACGACGCCTACAAACTAGCAGTGGGCCAATCCTTCTTCTTCATTGGATCCGCCCTGGGCAGTATATTCTTCGGATACTTGGCTGATCGCATAGGACGTCTACCTGCCTGCGTTTTGTCCACTTTGACAGGAGCCGCTGGTGATTTCTTCACCTCCTTCGTAGGAAGTCTTCCTTGGTTCTCCTTCACTCGCTTCATTTCCGGTCTCTCTATGGACACTCAGTATGTCCTGATGTACATTTTGG TTTTCGAGTACTTGAGCCCACAGCACCGCACCTTTGGTCTAAACATCATTTTGGGTGTTTTCTACTCCTTTGGCCTAATGATCTCGCCCTGGATGGCCATTTGGTTGGGCAACTGGCGGAGTTACCTATGGGCAGCCTCTCTTCCTGCCCTCGGAATGCTCCTCTTCCCTGTATTCCTCCATGAAAGTGTGGAGTGGCTGTTGACCAAGGGAAAGTTCGACAAGGCAGTTAATAACCTAAAAAGCGTCGCCAAGTTCAACGGACGCCAAGTGGATGACTCTGTTTTCGATGAGTTCATAAAACACTATCGCGAGAAGTTGAACAGTGCCACAAAGAAATCCTCAGACACGTTTATGGGTATGCTGAGGACTCCAAGACTGAGGAAGTTCACCATTATTCTATTAATCAAATC GATGATCATCACAATTGCTTTCGATATCCTGAGTCGTAATGTAGAGGGCGTGGGCATATCACCCTTCCACCTTTTCTCCTACTCAGGATTTGTCGTCCTGCCTGGTGGACTCACCATTATCCTGTTCCAGAACAAAATAGGTCGCAAGGGCATGGCCTGCGCCTCCCTGTTTGTAGGTGCCATTATCACAGCTGCCACTGGTTACCTGGTGGGCACTCTGGACCCAGCTAACTACTCCGTTCTCCTGGGAGTCATGGTGTGCTTGGCGAGATTTGGAGCGGTAGTGGCCTATGATGCGGAGGCCCAGTACGCGGCGGAGATTATTCCGACCAGTGTGCGAGGTCGAGGGGTGGCTAACATCCATGTGGTGGGCAATGCCTTCGCCTTCTTCAGCTCTTACATCATCTACTTGGGAACCTTCTACAAGCCACTGCCCTCGCTTTTGATTAGCTTCCTGCTCATTATTGGCGGTTGTTTGTGTCTGGCTCTTCCGGAGACATTGCACAA GCAACTTCCACAGACTCTAGAAGAGGGCGAGATGTTTGCCAAGGGCGAGAGATGGTATTTCTTTCCCTGCTTTTCACGGAAACTGCAGTTTAAAAAGTCTGAAGCTCAGTTGGAGGCAGCCAGCTAA
- the LOC108014179 gene encoding organic cation transporter-like protein: protein MDFDRVLEKCGNFGRFQFVLLILYGYTNILSSLHYFSQTLITFTPEHWCSHDDLMGLSAEELRSIYSNVSHSSCTLLSEVINGTGVASQEETCNDWIFERENGYESLTTELKWVCDKSHQPAVGQSFFFLGSVVGTISFGFLSDRIGRLPAMLMASLSGATGDFITSFVHTLPWFAFSRFVSGLSTDTMYYLMYILVFEYLSPKRRTFGLNIILAVFYCFGLMTSPWIAMWIGNWRRYLWLASLPALGVLIYPLLICESAQWLLTKKKYDEAVACLKKVAKFNGRQVEDSVFDEFVKHYREKMNEESKVNKQMDTFLGMFKTPRLRRFTTTLLVKSVIITLSYDVINRNMEGLGSSPFKLFSLTSSVYLPAGFTILLLQNKIGRKGMACGALIVGAIITAATGFLIAVLDPKENAIVLALMVALGRFGSTVSYDAEIQYAAEIIPTSVRGQAVSNIHVVGLASSSLAFYVIYLAQYYKPLPSIFISVLMFLGALLCLTLPETLHKKLPETLADGEKFAMNESCLYFPCLHKRRESLTKHVDPKSEP, encoded by the exons ATGGATTTCGACCGCGTTCTTGAGAAGTGTGGAAACTTTGGCCGGTTCCAGTTTGTCCTACTTATCCTCTACGGCTACACGAATATTCTCAGCTCTTTGCACTATTTTTCACAGACCCTCATCACTTTTACCCCAGAGCATTG GTGTTCCCATGACGACTTGATGGGCTTAAGTGCTGAGGAGCTGCGATCCATTTACTCCAATGTTTCACACTCCTCCTGCACTCTTCTGTCGGAGGTGATCAATGGCACAGGGGTGGCCTCTCAGGAGGAGACCTGCAACGATTGGATCTTCGAGCGGGAGAACGGCTACGAAAGTCTAACCACGGAGCTGAAGTGGGTCTGTGATAAATCCCACCAGCCAGCAGTGGGTCAGTCCTTCTTTTTCCTTGGCTCCGTGGTGGGTACCATTTCCTTTGGTTTTCTATCGGATCGTATCGGCAGACTGCCCGCCATGCTGATGGCAAGCTTATCTGGTGCAACTGGAGACTTTATTACCTCCTTTGTGCACACGCTACCCTGGTTCGCCTTCTCCAGATTCGTGTCGGGATTATCCACGGATACCATGTACTACCTTATGTACATCTTGG TCTTCGAGTACTTGAGTCCCAAGCGTCGCACCTTTGGTTTGAACATCATTTTGGCAGTATTTTACTGCTTTGGATTGATGACCTCGCCGTGGATCGCCATGTGGATTGGCAACTGGCGTCGCTACCTCTGGCTGGCATCTTTGCCAGCTCTGGGTGTCCTTATATACCCACTCCTGATCTGCGAAAGTGCCCAGTGGCTGCTGACCAAGAAGAAGTACGATGAGGCGGTGGCCTGCCTGAAGAAGGTGGCCAAGTTCAATGGTCGCCAGGTGGAGGACTCCGTGTTCGACGAGTTCGTGAAGCACTATCGCGAGAAGATGAACGAGGAGAGCAAGGTGAACAAGCAGATGGACACTTTCCTGGGGATGTTTAAGACCCCCAGACTACGCCGCTTCACCACTACTCTCCTAGTTAAATC GGTGATAATTACGCTCTCCTACGATGTGATCAACAGAAACATGGAGGGTCTGGGCTCTTCACCTTTTAAGCTGTTCTCACTGACCTCCAGTGTTTACCTGCCCGCGGGATTCACCATCTTGCTACTGCAAAACAAGATCGGTCGCAAGGGCATGGCCTGTGGAGCGCTAATAGTAGGTGCGATTATCACCGCCGCCACTGGATTCCTGATTGCGGTACTGGATCCCAAGGAGAATGCCATCGTGCTGGCTTTGATGGTGGCTCTGGGTCGATTTGGCTCCACTGTTTCCTACGATGCGGAGATCCAATATGCGGCAGAGATCATTCCAACCAGTGTGAGGGGACAGGCGGTCTCCAACATCCATGTGGTGGGACTGGCCTCCAGCTCACTGGCCTTCTACGTGATCTACCTGGCACAGTACTACAAGCCCCTCCCATCGATCTTCATCAGTGTTCTGATGTTTCTGGGCGCTTTACTCTGCCTGACCCTTCCTGAAACTCTGCACAA GAAACTCCCCGAAACCCTGGCCGATGGCGAGAAGTTCGCAATGAACGAGAGCTGCCTGTACTTCCCATGCTTACACAAACGCCGCGAAAGTCTGACCAAGCATGTGGACCCCAAGTCTGAACCCTAG
- the LOC108014201 gene encoding organic cation transporter protein, producing the protein MDFDQILAKCGDFNRYQFMILALFGFINIIVSMHYFTQTVISFVPDHWCYHDKLVNMTYKEIGDIYAKFEKPSCTRLDDIFGPNNVTVSSKPCERWIYNYDFGYRSMNTELNWVCDSAYKARIGQSLFFIGSVVGTLFYGLLSDKIGRVPALILSNFCGFAGDFSTIFTKSVATFTLCRFISGLAADTNFYLMYIIVLEYIRPSMRTLGLNMAVGLFYCLGLVFTPWLAVLVGHWQIYLACTSLPILLVVLYYFVVQESAQWLVTRNDIDGAIIRLKRVAKFNGCRVTQADFDEFRRHCQMTREMQGGDDKKQATLLDMFRTPRMRKNTLILFFKSMVITLCYDAVSRNVEGMGISPFIMFSLSALAVLPSSILLVLLQDRIGRKGMASGSLLVGGLFTAAAGIAIAYQQHSHNAILLACLTIAARFGVAISYESGSQYATELIPTCVRGQGVAAVHVAGFAASFLAPYILWLGTFFKAAPSIILGVLFFAGSFVCLLLPETLNRSLPTTIEEGEVFGKGERMFDFPCLHNRHDDEESDSELEKYKRKHSLIDAKQMQMESCSNGKRKQSLIDADREEQALKDAKH; encoded by the exons ATGGATTTCGATCAGATTCTGGCCAAATGTGGCGACTTCAATCGCTACCAGTTCATGATACTCGCCCTCTTCGGGTTTATAAATATCATCGTATCGATG CATTACTTTACGCAAACAGTCATTAGTTTTGTGCCAGATCATTGGTGCTACCATGATAAGCTAGTGAATATGACCTATAAAGAGATCGGAGATATCTATGCTAAGTTCGAGAAGCCCTCGTGCACCCGACTGGATGACATTTTTGGCCCTAATAATGTCACCGTCAGCAGCAAGCCGTGCGAAAGGTGGAtctataattatgattttggCTACAGAAGCATGAACACAGAG CTCAACTGGGTCTGTGACTCGGCGTACAAGGCACGTATTGGCCAGTCCCTGTTCTTTATTGGCTCCGTGGTGGGCACTCTCTTCTACGGCCTGCTGTCCGATAAGATTGGCCGAGTTCCCGCCCTAATCTTGTCCAACTTCTGCGGTTTTGCCGGGGATTTCTCCACCATATTCACCAAAAGCGTGGCCACCTTCACCCTTTGCCGTTTCATTTCCGGTTTGGCCGCCGATACTAACTTCTACCTGATGTACATTATAG TGCTCGAATATATTCGCCCCAGCATGAGAACCCTGGGTCTCAACATGGCCGTGGGCCTATTCTACTGCTTGGGCCTGGTATTCACTCCCTGGCTGGCAGTTTTGGTGGGCCACTGGCAGATCTACCTGGCCTGCACATCGCTGCCCATCCTGCTGGTGGTTCTGTACTACTTCGTGGTGCAGGAGAGCGCCCAGTGGCTGGTGACCCGGAATGACATCGACGGGGCCATCATAAGGCTGAAGCGGGTGGCCAAGTTCAACGGCTGCCGGGTGACCCAGGCGGACTTCGACGAGTTCCGGCGCCATTGCCAGATGACCCGCGAAATGCAGGGCGGCGATGACAAGAAACAGGCCACCCTGCTGGATATGTTCAGAACGCCACGCATGCGCAAGAATACACTCATTCTGTTCTTTAAGAG CATGGTGATCACCCTGTGCTACGATGCCGTCTCCCGAAACGTGGAGGGCATGGGCATTTCGCCCTTCATCATGTTCTCGCTGAGTGCCCTGGCAGTGCTGCCCTCGAGTATCCTGCTGGTCCTGCTGCAGGATCGCATTGGCAGGAAGGGCATGGCCTCGGGATCCCTGCTGGTGGGTGGCCTCTTCACAGCCGCCGCCGGCATCGCGATCGCCTATCAGCAGCACAGCCACAATGCCATTCTGCTGGCCTGCCTGACGATCGCCGCCCGTTTCGGAGTGGCCATCTCCTACGAGTCGGGATCCCAGTACGCCACCGAGCTGATCCCCACCTGCGTGCGGGGCCAGGGCGTGGCTGCAGTCCACGTGGCCGGGTTTGCGGCCTCCTTCCTGGCGCCCTACATCCTCTGGCTGGGCACCTTCTTCAAGGCGGCGCCCTCGATCATCCTGGGCGTCCTGTTCTTCGCGGGCTCCTTTGTCTGCCTGCTGCTGCCAGAGACGCTAAACAG GAGCCTGCCCACGACCATCGAGGAGGGCGAGGTGTTCGGCAAGGGCGAGCGCATGTTCGACTTCCCGTGCCTGCACAACCGGCACGATGACGAGGAGTCCGATTCCGAGCTGGAGAAGTACAAGCGGAAGCACTCCCTGATCGACGCCAAGCAGATGCAGATGGAGTCCTGCTCGAACGGGAAGCGCAAGCAGTCCCTGATCGACGCCGATCGCGAGGAGCAGGCCCTGAAGGACGCCAAGCACTGA